Below is a window of Gossypium hirsutum isolate 1008001.06 chromosome A12, Gossypium_hirsutum_v2.1, whole genome shotgun sequence DNA.
CCTTGCCCCAACTTAAATGGAGGAAAGCAAAATGATCTTGAATGATCAAGTGGCCACCATATTAGAACTGTCCCGCTTTCATCGCCAAAATAATCAAATGAATTTGAATGTGCCTACAATGCTAGACAGGTCATTTTTGTCTCAGTTTCATCATTTCAAAACTTTTTTCTCAGACAAAACAGGTTCCAACTTTGGATTATTTTAAACCATGCAAGTATCCAAATAAAACATCAGCATAATCAAGCAAATAAACTATTTAAAACCAATTACTTCGGACTACTACATAAGAacgataataataaaaaaaaggacaGCTGGGATTCAACTTTGCTACAATAGAATAAAATATTGAAGAGAGATGGTGAAGCTTCCAATCTATATATATGGATACATACATatacaatataaatatgtatattagaAATTTTGGGAATGAAAAATTGACCTTTGATTGTATCTATGCAGAATTGACTACTTAAAACTATCTGCCTTCCTTTGTCATCAATTGTGAAAATATTTGGCCTGTCGTTAAGTCTAAACTACCGATCGGATCATCTTTCTCTGTTTCGTTATTACCGGATGTAGTAATAATACTAGGTGTTGGATGATCCATTCCATTCATGTTGCCGTCTTCGGCATCGCATGGTTCATCGGGCCCTGATTCTTGTAGCCGAAGTGCATGCTCCAAATTCCACAAGACATCACCCATAGTCGGTCTATCAACACCATAATCAGCCAAGCATTTCTCAGCTGTTTCACCATATTTCTTCAAACAGCTAGGCTTTATTTGTCCCACGAGGTTGGGGTCGATGATTTTGCCGAGCATGCCTTTTTTCTGCCACTGCATTGCCCACTCAGCTAAGTTCACCTGTTCCCTGGCAAGCAATGGGTCAACAGCGGGCCGAGCACAAAGTACCTCAAAAAGAACGACCCCAAATGAATAAACATCAGATTTATCAGTAAGCTGCTGTCTCCGGAAATACTCGGGATCAAGATAACCGAAGCTACCCTTTACCCCGGTGCTTACATGTGTTTCATTGAGACACGGACCGGATCTCGAGAGACCAAAATCAGCAACCTTGGCCACAAAATTCTCATCAAGCAATATATTGGTAGATTTAATGTCGCGGTGAATGATACCTTGTGCTGAACCAGTATGAAGGTAGTGAAGACCTCGAGCCGAGCCAATACATATTTCAAGCCTTTGCTTCCAAGACAATGGAGGATGTTTTAAACCGTATAAATGATTCTTCAATGGTCCGTTTTCCATGTACTCATAGACCAGTATCATTTCCAACTGTTCTTCACAGTATCCAACGAGTGAAACAAGATGCCGGTGACGAATCTTTGAGAAAACAGTTATCTCAGTCTGAAACTCCGGGAGACCCTGCCTTGACCCCGGGACACCTCTCTTCACAGCAACCTTAGTATTGTCTTTAAGTACCCCTTTGTAGACCATACCGAATCCACCCATTCCAATAATCAAACTCTTATCAAAATTGTTAGTTGCTGCTTGTATGTCAACAAACGGGATTCTCAAGCTACCATTAGGACCTGGAGACGTAGTAGCCGTCCCTTCAGACATTCTACTATATGAACTGCCCCCAAAAACACGTAACGGTGTCCAACCAGCACTTTCCACACGTCTCGGTGGTTTCGGTTTCTTCTTCTTGCACTTAAATATAAGCAAAACAGCAGCCACACCCAAACAAACGATAACGAACCCACCAACAACGAGACCCACCAAAATCCAAACGTTTCTCTTCTTAGACTCACCATGCAAGCCTTTAACGTTCACCAACCTCATAATCTCTGCTCCATTTAGAATAGCATTAATTCTCGAAGGAGTACTCAAATCTGAAGGTCCAACACTCACACGTATGACCCCGGAATCTTCCGAATCCACAACAAAATCTAAATAAACCGGAGAAGAAAGTACATGAAACGTAAGCATCGACAAATCCAAATCCCTATAAGCAGCATAATCATTGATATACACATTGAAGTAGAGCTGATTAAGAGCAGGGCTAACAATATCACAAAAATGCAACCTAACCAAATATGAAGCACCAAATGAACCTACTGGAAAATCCCAAGT
It encodes the following:
- the LOC107943354 gene encoding probable receptor-like protein kinase At5g24010; translation: MAKSNFLKAILSSSKLSSMATQSLYLFSLTLLSLLYLAKPFVPTNHFLLNCGSHANASLFNRVFVYDSANPSSVSLSADRSVSVTDRNPSPNSPILYRTARVFTAESSYKFIVKKNGTGTHFVRLHFTPFRARNFDLGTAKFNVVANGFLLVRGFSVSNTVLKEYILEIDGEFLEITFCPLRDSGFAFVNAIEVFTAPKDFIIDDGARLVNSNGIENYKNLTSQVLETVHRINVGGLKLTPFNDTLWRTWIPDDGFLVFKTAAKQAVTTHVPNYQTGGASPEIAPANVYITAQQMNRDNLTLNGIFNVTWDFPVGSFGASYLVRLHFCDIVSPALNQLYFNVYINDYAAYRDLDLSMLTFHVLSSPVYLDFVVDSEDSGVIRVSVGPSDLSTPSRINAILNGAEIMRLVNVKGLHGESKKRNVWILVGLVVGGFVIVCLGVAAVLLIFKCKKKKPKPPRRVESAGWTPLRVFGGSSYSRMSEGTATTSPGPNGSLRIPFVDIQAATNNFDKSLIIGMGGFGMVYKGVLKDNTKVAVKRGVPGSRQGLPEFQTEITVFSKIRHRHLVSLVGYCEEQLEMILVYEYMENGPLKNHLYGLKHPPLSWKQRLEICIGSARGLHYLHTGSAQGIIHRDIKSTNILLDENFVAKVADFGLSRSGPCLNETHVSTGVKGSFGYLDPEYFRRQQLTDKSDVYSFGVVLFEVLCARPAVDPLLAREQVNLAEWAMQWQKKGMLGKIIDPNLVGQIKPSCLKKYGETAEKCLADYGVDRPTMGDVLWNLEHALRLQESGPDEPCDAEDGNMNGMDHPTPSIITTSGNNETEKDDPIGSLDLTTGQIFSQLMTKEGR